In Phragmites australis chromosome 16, lpPhrAust1.1, whole genome shotgun sequence, one DNA window encodes the following:
- the LOC133895828 gene encoding uncharacterized protein LOC133895828, translating into MVSSFSSSSSTSDNSDAESVLPHLLQVQTEPAAPTVVHGINIQSRVPLVLDFNDANYVAWARSFSAVFGQYGLRDHVDGTPAKGGNDWVQNDCAIVSWFYNRISPELLSMVSGDADTAYSLWRGVCNLFRDNKDTRAVYLGAEFRNFYQGDLPVLDYCSKMKVMADRLAGLGALVNDKDLIYNIVRGLNPRLHHAIPHITLRRRLPSFLKTRSMLQLEEHRIAESEKMQAAAALVAQAATASSTSSSAPPAAPTAAHIQAAATFVAHAAPNAHPSQGTGAGKQPATFPAAPASGGHSFQSSSNAKKKKKKGAPSSQAPPPGFWPSMNPWTGMVQAWPFQAPRAPTAGVLGPRPPATTPQAHVAGASSPLDPQLLATLNNISLHQPQSTGEWFFDTGTSSHMSQGSGSTHPGGDSPQ; encoded by the exons ATGgtctcttccttctcctcctcgtcgtcgaccTCCGACAACTCCGACGCCGAGTCCGTGCTTCCCCACCTGCTCCAAGTCCAGACCGAACCTGCTGCTCCGACGGTTGTCCATGGGATCAACATCCAGTCGCGAGTCCCGCTCGTCCTCGACTTCAACGACGCCAATTACGTCGCCTGGGCGCGCTCCTTCTCTGCCGTCTTCGGGCAATACGGTCTCCGCGACCATGTCGACGGCACCCCCGCCAAGGGCGGCAACGATTGGGTGCAGAATGACTGCGCCATCGTGTCGTGGTTTTACAACCGCATCTCCCCCGAGCTCCTGTCCATGGTCTCCGGCGACGCCGACACCGCCTACTCCCTCTGGCGTGGCGTCTGCAACCTCTTCCGCGACAACAAGGACACTCGTGCCGTCTACCTTGGTGCTGAATTCCGCAACTTCTACCAAGGCGACCTCCCCGTCCTCGACTACTGCTCCAAGATGAAGGTCATGGCGGATCGGCTGGCCGGGCTCGGCGCTCTGGTGAACGACAAAGACCTCATCTACAACATTGTGCGCGGCCTCAACCCCCGTCTTCATCACGCGATCCCACACATCACTCTTCGTCGCCGCCTGCCGTCGTTCCTCAAGACTCGATCCATGCTTCAGCTCGAGGAACACCGCATCGCCGAATCCGAGAAGATGCAGGCCGCCGCGGCGCTGGTCGCTCAAGCCGCAACCGCCAGCTCCACCTCGTCCAGTGCGCCTCCTGCAGCACCTACGGCTGCACATATTCAGGCTGCGGCCACGTTCGTCGCCCACGCTGCCCCGAACGCGCACCCGTCGCAGGGCACTGGCGCCGGGAAACAGCCGGCCACGTTTCCTGCTGCCCCGGCCTCCGGCGGACACTCGTTCCAGTCTTCCTCCAAcgccaagaaaaagaagaagaagggcgcGCCTTCCTCCCAGGCTCCACCGCCGGGCTTCTGGCCCTCCATGAACCCCTGGACTGGCATGGTCCAGGCGTGGCCGTTCCAGGCCCCACGCGCTCCGACGGCAGGTGTCCTCGGCCCTAGACCTCCTGCCACAACACCCCAAGCCCACGTCGCCGGTGCTTCCTCTCCGCTGGACCCGCAGCTCCTCGCCACTCTCAACAACATATCGCTGCACCAGCCTCAGTCCACCGGCGAGTGGTTCTTTGACACCGGCACCTCCTCCCACATGTCTCAAGGCTCCG GATCGACACACCCGGGAGGTGATTCTCCGCAGTGA
- the LOC133895129 gene encoding glycine-rich cell wall structural protein 2-like, which yields MAYTKAIAVLGFAVVAAFVLAAESRHIARKDLGVSLGGGGSLGVGVGGGLGTGSGIGIGIGGGSSGSGSASGSGSGSYSGSGSGSGSWAGSNSGSSSWSGAGSSAGSSAGSYAESGAGSNAGPGGAGSYAGSRAGSNSGDGGSGAGSYAGSHAGSYAGSNTGGAGSYAGSNAGSYAGSGAGPHGGSGAGSYAGSEAGSYAGSGAGPNGGSGASSYAGSRAGSYAGSGHGK from the coding sequence ATGGCGTACACGAAGGCCATCGCCGTCCTTGGCTTCGCGGTGGTCGCCGCGTTTGTCCTCGCGGCTGAAAGCCGCCACATCGCTCGGAAGGACCTGGGCGTcagcctcggcggcggcggcagtctGGGGGTTGGTGTTGGTGGCGGCCTGGGTACCGGCTCAGGGATCGGGATCGGCATTGGCGGTGGCAGCTCCGGCTCGGGCTCCGCGTCCGGATCAGGATCCGGGTCTTACTCCGGCTCCGGCTCTGGCTCTGGGTCCTGGGCGGGGTCAAACTCGGGCTCCAGCTCGTGGTCTGGCGCAGGGTCATCGGCTGGGTCCAGTGCAGGCTCGTACGCCGAGTCGGGAGCTGGCTCGAACGCGGGGCCTGGCGGCGCTGGCTCGTACGCGGGCTCGAGAGCTGGCTCGAACTCCGGAGACGGAGGGTCTGGCGCCGGCTCGTACGCGGGCTCTCACGCCGGCTCGTACGCAGGCTCTAACACCGGAGGCGCGGGCTCATACGCTGGCTCCAACGCTGGCTCGTACGCAGGGTCAGGCGCTGGTCCGCACGGGGGCTCTGGTGCTGGCTCGTACGCGGGCTCCGAGGCTGGCTCGTACGCAGGGTCTGGCGCCGGCCCGAATGGGGGTTCTGGTGCCAGCTCGTACGCCGGGTCCAGAGCCGGCTCTTACGCTGGCAGTGGGCACGGCAAGTGA
- the LOC133895829 gene encoding uncharacterized protein LOC133895829: MKPVVGTVVSKKMRKSVVVAVHHLFHYKLYNRYVTRTSKFMAHNEADDCNIGDRVRLDPSRPLSKHKHWVVAEILRRVKVHVPPYATASSERDTKFQQAGVATKSST; this comes from the exons atgaagccggtggtggGGACTGTTGTGTCGAAGAAGATGCGGAAGTCGGTGGTGGTGGCCGTGCACCACCTCTTCCATTACAAGCTGTACAACCGCTACGTCACACGCACCTCCAAATTTATGGCGCACAACGAGGCCGATGACTGCAACATCGGCGACCGG GTTAGGCTGGATCCTTCTAGGCCCTTGAGCAAACATAAGCATTGGGTTGTTGCTGAAATTCTTCGCAGAGTTAAGGTGCATGTTCCACCATATGCAACGGCTTCCAGTGAACGTGATACCAAATTTCAACAGGCTGGTGTTGCTACCAAATCATCCACCTGA